GACGAGGGTGCCGAGCGCGTCGAAGGTCACTGCCCGGGGCCTGCGCATCGTGGAGTGCTCCGAGCCGCGAACAGCCACTTCTCAAGCCACGAATCGCCACGTCGCGAACTCGGCCGTGAACAGCCCGAGCAGCACCGCGCTGATCGCGATCGTCTGCAGCGCGATCCTGCGCCTGCGCACCCATGTCGCCCCCCACATGAACAGTGGGAACAGCACCAGTTCGTACCGGGGTAGCGACGCCAGCGGCTGGGGTATGACCGGGTAGGAAAGGGCCGCTCCGAGCGCCACCACCACGTATGCCCCGTAGGCGAACGGCAGCTTCCTGAACACACCGACGCACCCGATCACGCCCAGTATCAAGAACGCGAACAGCATCAGGTTCTGGCCCGCCACGCTCATCGGGTTGCCGGCCGCCTTGGGGAAGTAAGTGGGCGGAGCAGCGCCATGCAGGAGCTGTCGAAGTCCATCCCAGGCCGCGACCGTTCCCTGCCAGATACCACCCCAGGGCCAGGCCAATTGCCGATACCAGAGGTGCTCGACGCCGAAAGGCGCGAGGCCGTTGCCGGATGTGAGGGCGAGCCAGGCAACGTAAACGCCAAGGCCCGCGGGCACGAGCCCGATCCACAACAAAGACGGCCGCACGGCGTAGCGGGGACGCAGCCGGGAAAGGGGCGCGAGCGCGCGCGGATAGAACCCTCCACCCGCGCGCAGGACTCCTGTACCGAAGCGCACGCCTCCCTCACCGACGGGGATCAAGCGCACGCCTCCCTCACCAACGGGGATCAGGCGCACGTCTCCCTCACCAACGGGAAGGGCGTCGTCGCGCGGGCCATAGAGGTACAGCAGCAGCAGCGGGACCGCCAACAGCACGCCCGTGTTACGAGAAGCCGCTGCGAGGCCGCCCAGCAGTCCGGCGGCCCACCACCGTCCTCGGCGGGCCAGGTAGATGCACCCGACGGAGAGGGCCAGAAACAGCGACTCGGTATAGACGGCGGAGAAGAAGAACGCCATCGGCGAGAACGCGATCAGCATCACGCAGACGTTGGCGTTGCCTTCTCCCAGCTCGAGCGTCACGAGCCGGTGAAGCAGGACCAACCCGATGCCGAAGCACGCGAGCGAGACCACCACGCCGCCGATCAGATCGGACCGAAACAGGGTCCCGAAGATCCGCATCAGCAGCGGGTAGAGCGGATAGAAGGCGGTCCGCTGCGCCGAGTGCCCATAGCCCTGGCCCGCGATCGCCAGATACCACACCGAGTCCCAGCGGGCGAGCGGAGACACGAGCAGGTTCCCCAGCGCTGAGAAGGGCGCGGTGACCCGTGCGGGATCGAAGGAGCCACTGGAGTCGCCGCGTCCGAATTGCAGGACCGCGAAGATGCCCGCCGCGAATACCACGAGCCGCGACATCCACAGGGCACGCCAGCACGTCCGCAGCTCGGCGCGCCGCCGGACCGGCC
This portion of the Chloroflexota bacterium genome encodes:
- a CDS encoding mannosyltransferase family protein produces the protein MVFAAGIFAVLQFGRGDSSGSFDPARVTAPFSALGNLLVSPLARWDSVWYLAIAGQGYGHSAQRTAFYPLYPLLMRIFGTLFRSDLIGGVVVSLACFGIGLVLLHRLVTLELGEGNANVCVMLIAFSPMAFFFSAVYTESLFLALSVGCIYLARRGRWWAAGLLGGLAAASRNTGVLLAVPLLLLYLYGPRDDALPVGEGDVRLIPVGEGGVRLIPVGEGGVRFGTGVLRAGGGFYPRALAPLSRLRPRYAVRPSLLWIGLVPAGLGVYVAWLALTSGNGLAPFGVEHLWYRQLAWPWGGIWQGTVAAWDGLRQLLHGAAPPTYFPKAAGNPMSVAGQNLMLFAFLILGVIGCVGVFRKLPFAYGAYVVVALGAALSYPVIPQPLASLPRYELVLFPLFMWGATWVRRRRIALQTIAISAVLLGLFTAEFATWRFVA